In the genome of Bacillus sp. S3, one region contains:
- a CDS encoding YlmC/YmxH family sporulation protein produces the protein MVKISEFQIKDVVNVSDGKRLGNIGDIEINLTTGKIEAVVISGSGRVLGFFGKDEDIVIPWKNIIKIGQDVILVRYKGSMERIPEETEV, from the coding sequence GTGGTTAAAATTTCAGAATTCCAAATTAAAGATGTCGTGAATGTATCAGACGGTAAAAGACTTGGAAATATTGGGGATATTGAAATAAACTTAACGACAGGGAAAATTGAAGCAGTCGTTATCTCCGGCAGCGGCAGGGTCCTTGGTTTTTTTGGAAAAGATGAAGATATTGTCATTCCTTGGAAAAATATCATTAAAATTGGCCAGGATGTTATTTTGGTAAGATATAAAGGCAGTATGGAACGAATACCCGAAGAAACAGAAGTGTAA
- the pgeF gene encoding peptidoglycan editing factor PgeF, which produces MEPFVLTNQSYLTIEIWSRQFPELIAGFTTKSGGASKGDFESLNLGFHVGDDCANVCLNRENVAGLLKFPLQQWVGAEQTHDIVLQKITKADRGKGSNSYEHSFKGTDGFYTNEEGILLTLCFADCVPLFFIAPEQKMIGTAHAGWKGTVGKIAKEMIVAWGREGISPDQILVAIGPSICEKCYIVNEHVINLVDKSLEEGGVLPYNLVKEGQYSLDLRELNRQILLASGVPDQNILNSGWCSSCHNEEFFSHRRDKGKTGRMLSFIGWKETAKRL; this is translated from the coding sequence ATGGAACCCTTTGTTTTAACGAATCAGTCCTATTTAACAATTGAAATCTGGAGCAGACAATTTCCGGAATTAATCGCCGGTTTTACAACTAAAAGCGGTGGGGCAAGTAAAGGAGACTTTGAATCCCTTAATCTTGGCTTTCATGTTGGCGATGATTGTGCAAATGTTTGCTTAAATAGAGAAAACGTAGCTGGATTGCTTAAGTTCCCTCTTCAACAATGGGTTGGGGCAGAACAAACTCATGATATTGTTTTGCAGAAAATAACAAAAGCAGATCGTGGAAAAGGGTCCAATTCCTATGAACATTCCTTTAAAGGTACGGATGGTTTTTATACGAATGAAGAGGGCATCCTTTTAACACTTTGCTTTGCCGATTGTGTCCCTCTTTTTTTTATTGCTCCCGAACAAAAGATGATTGGTACGGCACACGCCGGCTGGAAGGGGACAGTTGGGAAAATCGCAAAGGAAATGATAGTAGCATGGGGCAGGGAAGGAATTTCACCTGATCAAATTTTAGTCGCGATTGGACCATCAATTTGTGAAAAGTGTTATATTGTGAATGAACATGTAATTAACTTAGTAGATAAATCACTAGAAGAAGGCGGAGTATTGCCATATAATTTAGTAAAAGAAGGGCAATATTCTTTAGATTTACGTGAGTTAAACAGGCAAATTCTTCTTGCATCGGGTGTACCGGATCAGAATATCCTCAATTCCGGATGGTGCTCTAGCTGCCATAATGAGGAGTTTTTTTCCCACCGCCGCGATAAGGGTAAAACTGGAAGAATGCTGAGCTTTATTGGCTGGAAGGAGACTGCGAAACGTTTATGA
- a CDS encoding YggS family pyridoxal phosphate-dependent enzyme, whose product MRVIEKLKQINQQINEACQSSHRNTDEVKLIAVTKYVSTERAVEALDAGIRHLGENRDDGLLKKWEVLKDKPSWHYIGSLQTRKVKNIIDKVEYIHSLDRLSLAEEINKRAKHKVKCLVQVNVSGEESKHGISHEEAISFIESLIPFKNISVEGLMTMAPLTDDVQLIRDCFRKLKELRDQVQALHLPFAPCTELSMGMSNDFTIAIEEGATMVRIGTALVGEDG is encoded by the coding sequence ATGAGAGTAATTGAAAAACTGAAACAAATTAATCAACAAATAAATGAGGCATGTCAAAGCTCACATCGGAATACCGATGAAGTGAAATTGATTGCCGTTACAAAATACGTTAGCACGGAAAGAGCTGTAGAGGCACTAGATGCCGGAATTCGCCATCTCGGAGAAAACCGTGATGACGGGCTGCTTAAAAAGTGGGAAGTATTGAAGGACAAGCCATCTTGGCATTATATCGGCTCATTGCAAACACGAAAGGTGAAAAATATTATTGATAAGGTTGAATATATTCATTCTTTAGATCGCCTTTCACTTGCAGAGGAAATCAATAAACGGGCCAAACATAAAGTGAAATGTCTTGTACAGGTCAATGTGTCTGGTGAAGAATCGAAGCACGGCATATCACATGAAGAGGCCATTTCTTTTATTGAATCGCTTATACCCTTTAAAAATATCAGTGTGGAGGGTTTAATGACAATGGCCCCTCTCACAGATGATGTCCAGCTAATCCGAGACTGCTTTCGAAAACTAAAGGAACTTCGCGATCAAGTTCAAGCCTTACACTTACCATTTGCACCCTGCACGGAGCTCTCTATGGGGATGTCTAATGATTTTACAATAGCGATTGAAGAAGGAGCAACAATGGTTAGGATTGGTACAGCGCTTGTCGGTGAAGATGGTTAG
- a CDS encoding cell division protein SepF, producing the protein MTIKSKLKTFFFLDDEYDDNNEGYTETVEPVKPKQPPVKSQNVVSLQSVQKSSSSSSGSKSSKVILVEPRDYSESTEIADHLKNRRAVVVNLQRIDHEQGRQIIDFLSGAVYAIGGDIQKIGLSIFLCTPDNVEVSGNISDLIIDPDNQNTRW; encoded by the coding sequence ATGACGATTAAATCAAAATTAAAAACATTTTTCTTTTTAGATGATGAATATGATGATAATAATGAAGGTTATACAGAGACAGTAGAACCGGTAAAACCAAAACAACCGCCTGTAAAAAGTCAAAATGTTGTCAGTTTACAAAGCGTACAAAAGTCTTCAAGTTCTTCTAGCGGATCGAAGTCATCAAAGGTTATCTTAGTGGAGCCGCGAGACTACTCAGAGTCAACGGAAATTGCCGATCATTTAAAAAATCGCCGGGCGGTTGTCGTCAATCTGCAGCGGATTGATCATGAGCAAGGCCGGCAAATTATCGACTTTTTAAGCGGAGCCGTCTATGCTATTGGAGGAGACATTCAAAAAATCGGTTTAAGTATATTTTTATGTACTCCAGATAATGTTGAAGTGTCCGGTAATATCTCAGATTTAATCATTGACCCTGATAATCAAAATACAAGGTGGTAA
- a CDS encoding YggT family protein: MAFVFSLLQQVIEIYSWALIIYILMSWFPNARESAIGQFLGRICEPYLEPFRKIIPPIGMMDLSPIVAFLVLNFAGMGLHRVYLWLA, encoded by the coding sequence ATGGCTTTTGTGTTTAGTCTATTGCAGCAGGTAATCGAGATTTATTCGTGGGCGTTAATTATTTATATTTTAATGTCGTGGTTTCCAAATGCCAGGGAGTCTGCTATTGGTCAATTTTTGGGACGAATATGTGAACCGTATTTAGAGCCATTTAGAAAAATCATTCCACCGATTGGCATGATGGATCTTTCACCAATTGTCGCTTTTTTGGTGCTAAACTTCGCAGGCATGGGGCTGCATAGAGTATATCTTTGGCTCGCATAA
- a CDS encoding RNA-binding protein, whose protein sequence is MNIYQHFRPEERDYIDKVLQWKNNVETQYTPKLTDFLDPREQHILKLLIGENGDVNCKLFGGSQDNERKRGLIFPDYLTANEEDFQISLFEIQYPAKFVTIEHRQVLGTLMSLGLKRGKFGDILVKEGQIQFFAAMEVSEYIKSNVESIGRAGVKLIEADIAKALAVKERWEEMELTVSSMRLDTVISGIYHVSRQKSQLMIQQGLIKVNWTIIENPSFLCDDQDMISVRGYGRAKIIRIDGKTKKEKWRISVGKQK, encoded by the coding sequence ATGAACATTTATCAGCATTTCCGTCCAGAAGAACGGGACTATATTGACAAGGTATTACAATGGAAAAATAATGTTGAAACACAGTATACCCCCAAGCTAACGGATTTTCTTGACCCTAGGGAGCAGCATATCCTTAAACTGTTAATTGGCGAAAATGGTGATGTAAACTGCAAACTTTTTGGCGGCAGCCAAGATAACGAACGAAAAAGGGGATTGATCTTTCCTGATTATCTGACTGCTAATGAGGAAGATTTTCAAATTAGTCTATTTGAAATCCAGTATCCTGCAAAATTTGTCACAATTGAGCATCGGCAAGTATTAGGGACGCTCATGTCCTTAGGGCTAAAGCGCGGGAAATTTGGTGATATTCTCGTGAAGGAAGGTCAAATCCAATTTTTCGCGGCCATGGAAGTCAGTGAATATATAAAAAGCAATGTCGAATCTATTGGCAGGGCAGGGGTAAAGTTGATTGAAGCGGATATTGCAAAAGCTCTTGCTGTAAAAGAACGCTGGGAAGAAATGGAGCTAACGGTATCTTCCATGCGTCTCGATACTGTTATTTCAGGTATATATCATGTATCACGGCAAAAATCGCAATTAATGATTCAGCAGGGGCTTATTAAAGTAAACTGGACAATAATTGAAAATCCCTCTTTTTTGTGTGACGATCAGGATATGATTTCCGTCAGAGGGTATGGAAGGGCAAAAATTATCCGTATCGATGGTAAAACGAAAAAAGAAAAATGGCGGATTAGTGTCGGAAAGCAAAAATAA
- a CDS encoding DivIVA domain-containing protein produces MPLTPLDIHNKEFNKGFRGYDEDEVNEFLDQVIKDYELVLREKKEMEERLKDMNERLGHFVNIEETLNKSIIIAQEAGEDVKRNAQKEAKLIIKEAEKNADRIVNDSLSKARKIALEIEDLKKQSKVFRTRFKMLIEAQLDMLNTDDWDHLLEYEVDATELKIHQEEDSLA; encoded by the coding sequence ATGCCGTTAACGCCGTTAGATATTCATAATAAAGAATTCAATAAAGGTTTTCGCGGGTACGATGAAGATGAAGTAAATGAATTTCTTGATCAAGTCATCAAGGATTATGAATTAGTGCTTAGGGAAAAAAAGGAAATGGAAGAGCGTTTAAAAGATATGAATGAGCGACTTGGACATTTTGTAAATATTGAAGAAACACTCAACAAATCCATTATCATTGCTCAAGAAGCTGGTGAAGATGTTAAACGTAATGCCCAAAAGGAAGCAAAGTTGATTATCAAGGAAGCTGAAAAAAATGCGGATCGAATTGTCAATGATTCTCTGTCAAAAGCAAGAAAAATCGCGCTCGAAATTGAGGATTTAAAGAAACAATCAAAAGTGTTCCGTACACGTTTTAAAATGCTAATCGAGGCACAGCTTGATATGTTAAATACAGATGATTGGGATCATTTATTAGAATATGAAGTGGATGCAACAGAATTAAAAATCCACCAAGAAGAAGATTCATTAGCTTGA
- the ileS gene encoding isoleucine--tRNA ligase: protein MEYKDTLLMPQTEFPMRGNLPQREPDIQAKWEEMNIYKKVQERTAGRPMFVLHDGPPYANGDIHMGHALNKILKDMIVRYKSMSGFHAPYVPGWDTHGLPIEQALTNKGVKRKEMTVAEFRELCTKYALEQIDNQRTQFKRLGVRGDWENPYITLKPEYEAQQIKVFGEMAKKGYIYKGLKPVYWSPSSESALAEAEIEYQDKRSPSIYVGFKVKDGKGVLDTDTQIVIWTTTPWTIPANLGISVHPDLTYVVTVVNGNKYLVAEALLEAVTNEIGWEAPEVVQKVKGSELENIVAVHPLYDRDSLVMLGEHVTTDAGTGCVHTAPGHGEDDFYVGQKYGLDVLCPVDDKGVMTSEAPGFEGLFYDTANKPIAQALEEAGALLNLSFITHSYPHDWRTKKPVIYRATAQWFASIKDFRDELLEAVKETKWVPAWGETRLFNMVRDRGDWCISRQRVWGVPIPVFYAENGEEIITDETINHVSDLFREHGSNVWFERETKELLPEGFTHPGSPNGTFTKETDIMDVWFDSGSSHQAVLLEREDLVRPADLYLEGSDQYRGWFNSSLSTAVAVTGKAPYKGVLSHGFALDGEGRKMSKSLGNVVVPAKVMNQLGADILRLWVASVDYQSDVRVSDAILKQVAEVYRKIRNTFRFLLGNLADFDPAVNRLAYEDLREVDQFMLVKLNKLIKNVRNSYENYEFANIYHVVNNFCTLDLSAFYLDFAKDVLYIEAANHHDRRAIQTVLYESLLALTKLVSPILSHTADEVWKFIPNVQEESVQLTDLPEYQDLPGSQGLEEKWTAFMKLRDDVLKALEEARNHKVIGKSLTAKVTLYVNEKSKTLLDSIEENLNQLFIVSGFEVAGVYEDAPENALKLESAAIVVTKAEGETCERCWIVTPEVGQDPEHKTLCPRCAEVVKENYTHLA, encoded by the coding sequence ATGGAATATAAAGATACGTTGTTAATGCCGCAGACTGAATTTCCAATGCGTGGCAATCTTCCACAAAGAGAACCTGATATTCAGGCAAAATGGGAAGAAATGAATATTTATAAAAAGGTACAAGAACGGACTGCGGGACGGCCAATGTTTGTCCTGCATGATGGTCCTCCATACGCCAATGGGGACATTCATATGGGTCACGCCCTTAATAAAATTTTAAAGGACATGATTGTCCGCTATAAATCAATGAGTGGCTTCCATGCCCCATATGTTCCCGGCTGGGATACACACGGACTGCCAATTGAACAGGCATTAACGAATAAAGGTGTGAAACGCAAAGAAATGACAGTTGCGGAATTCCGCGAGCTTTGCACAAAATATGCACTTGAACAGATTGATAATCAGCGCACCCAATTTAAGCGCCTTGGTGTTCGCGGTGACTGGGAAAATCCATACATTACGTTGAAGCCCGAATATGAGGCACAGCAAATTAAAGTATTCGGTGAAATGGCGAAAAAGGGCTATATTTATAAAGGCCTTAAGCCGGTTTATTGGTCTCCATCAAGTGAATCAGCATTAGCAGAGGCAGAAATAGAATATCAAGATAAACGGTCACCATCGATCTATGTTGGCTTTAAAGTGAAAGATGGCAAGGGTGTCCTTGATACCGATACGCAAATTGTCATCTGGACAACAACTCCATGGACCATCCCGGCAAACCTTGGCATATCTGTTCATCCTGACTTAACATATGTAGTAACAGTGGTGAACGGCAATAAGTATTTAGTGGCAGAAGCATTACTTGAAGCAGTTACCAATGAAATTGGCTGGGAAGCTCCGGAAGTTGTCCAAAAGGTTAAAGGTTCGGAATTAGAAAATATCGTAGCAGTTCATCCATTATATGACCGTGATTCTCTAGTCATGTTAGGTGAACACGTTACTACAGACGCTGGAACTGGATGCGTTCATACTGCACCTGGTCACGGGGAAGATGATTTCTATGTTGGTCAAAAATATGGCTTAGACGTTCTTTGCCCGGTAGATGATAAGGGTGTAATGACAAGCGAAGCACCTGGGTTTGAAGGATTATTTTACGATACAGCTAACAAGCCGATTGCTCAGGCTTTAGAAGAAGCTGGTGCCCTATTAAATCTTTCATTTATTACTCACTCCTATCCGCACGATTGGAGAACAAAGAAACCGGTGATCTACCGTGCAACGGCCCAATGGTTTGCATCCATTAAAGACTTCCGTGATGAATTGCTTGAAGCAGTTAAGGAAACAAAGTGGGTACCTGCATGGGGGGAAACAAGACTATTTAATATGGTTCGCGATCGCGGCGATTGGTGTATTTCCCGTCAGCGGGTATGGGGTGTACCGATTCCTGTTTTCTATGCAGAAAATGGGGAAGAAATTATTACCGATGAGACCATCAATCATGTATCTGACCTCTTCCGTGAACATGGTTCAAATGTTTGGTTTGAACGTGAAACGAAGGAATTGCTTCCAGAAGGTTTTACACATCCGGGAAGTCCAAATGGTACATTTACCAAAGAAACAGATATCATGGATGTTTGGTTTGACTCAGGCTCATCGCATCAGGCAGTTCTGCTAGAAAGAGAAGATTTAGTCCGCCCTGCAGACCTGTATCTTGAAGGTTCAGACCAATATCGCGGCTGGTTTAACTCTTCCTTGTCAACAGCGGTAGCTGTGACAGGCAAAGCACCGTACAAAGGTGTTTTAAGTCACGGCTTTGCACTTGATGGCGAAGGACGAAAAATGAGTAAATCACTTGGTAATGTTGTTGTACCGGCAAAAGTAATGAATCAATTAGGTGCAGATATTTTACGCCTTTGGGTTGCATCCGTTGATTATCAGTCAGATGTACGTGTTTCTGATGCTATCTTGAAACAAGTGGCCGAGGTATACCGCAAAATCCGTAATACTTTCCGATTCTTGCTTGGCAACTTAGCGGATTTTGATCCTGCTGTTAATAGGCTTGCGTATGAAGACTTGCGCGAAGTGGATCAATTTATGCTTGTTAAGTTAAATAAACTGATTAAGAATGTCCGCAATTCCTATGAAAATTATGAGTTTGCCAACATCTATCATGTAGTTAATAATTTCTGTACCCTTGATTTAAGTGCTTTCTATCTTGATTTTGCAAAGGATGTTCTATATATTGAGGCAGCAAATCACCACGATCGCCGGGCCATTCAAACCGTGTTATACGAGTCATTGCTTGCTTTAACTAAATTAGTATCGCCAATTCTTTCTCATACAGCAGATGAAGTGTGGAAATTCATCCCGAATGTTCAAGAGGAAAGTGTGCAATTGACGGATCTTCCAGAGTATCAGGATCTTCCAGGTTCACAAGGCTTAGAAGAAAAATGGACGGCATTCATGAAACTGCGTGATGATGTATTAAAAGCACTTGAAGAAGCCCGTAATCACAAAGTAATTGGAAAATCGTTAACAGCAAAGGTTACTCTTTATGTGAATGAAAAATCAAAGACTCTGTTAGATTCCATTGAAGAAAATCTGAATCAGCTATTCATCGTTTCAGGATTTGAAGTGGCAGGAGTGTATGAAGATGCTCCTGAAAATGCGCTTAAATTAGAATCAGCAGCAATTGTCGTCACCAAAGCTGAAGGTGAAACATGTGAACGCTGCTGGATTGTGACCCCGGAAGTAGGTCAAGATCCAGAGCATAAAACACTTTGCCCTCGCTGTGCGGAAGTTGTCAAAGAAAACTATACCCATTTGGCGTAG
- the lspA gene encoding signal peptidase II has translation MRRYFLVYYYLIAIFVILLDQITKWLIVKNMNLGESIPIIDNVLYITSHRNRGAAWGILQGQMWLFYVITVVVIIGIMYYLHKAAKGKWLLGVSLAFMLGGAIGNFIDRVLRKEVVDFIHTYIFSYNFPVFNIADSALVIGVILLMIQMLRDERETKEKTYGENGTHHS, from the coding sequence ATGCGGAGGTATTTCTTAGTGTATTATTACTTAATCGCTATTTTTGTTATTTTATTGGATCAGATTACAAAATGGTTAATTGTAAAGAACATGAATTTAGGGGAAAGTATACCCATCATTGATAATGTTTTATATATTACTTCTCACCGCAATCGTGGAGCTGCATGGGGAATTCTTCAAGGCCAGATGTGGCTCTTTTATGTTATTACCGTTGTGGTAATTATTGGAATCATGTATTATTTGCACAAAGCAGCGAAGGGCAAATGGTTACTAGGAGTATCATTAGCTTTCATGCTGGGAGGCGCGATCGGTAATTTTATTGACCGAGTCCTTCGTAAAGAAGTGGTTGACTTTATTCATACGTATATTTTCAGCTATAATTTTCCGGTCTTTAACATTGCAGATTCTGCACTTGTGATCGGTGTAATTTTACTAATGATTCAAATGCTGCGTGATGAGAGAGAGACAAAGGAGAAAACGTATGGAGAAAATGGAACACACCATTCTTGA
- a CDS encoding RluA family pseudouridine synthase produces MEKMEHTILEEQKGDRIDKVISGLNEEWSRTQVQQWIKEGNILVNGQTVKTNYKCSLNDVIEISIPDPEELDVIAEELDLAIYYEDQDVLVVNKPRGMVVHPAPGHMTGTLVNGLMAHCKDLSGINGVLRPGIVHRIDKDTSGLLMVAKNDRAHESLVNQLVAKTVTRKYKAIVHGVIPHDFGTIDAPLGRDTKDRQSMAVVDNGKHAVTHFHVIERFKDFTLVECQLETGRTHQIRVHMKYIGYPLAGDPKYGPKKTLDINGQALHAGVLGFTHPRTTEYMEFEAPLPDEFERLLDYLRINR; encoded by the coding sequence ATGGAGAAAATGGAACACACCATTCTTGAGGAGCAAAAAGGAGATCGAATCGATAAGGTTATTTCCGGACTCAACGAGGAATGGTCCCGGACGCAGGTCCAGCAATGGATTAAAGAAGGGAATATCCTGGTAAACGGGCAAACCGTCAAAACCAATTATAAATGCAGTTTGAATGATGTAATTGAAATTTCCATTCCGGATCCTGAAGAGCTGGATGTAATCGCGGAAGAACTTGACTTAGCTATTTATTATGAAGATCAAGATGTCCTTGTCGTTAATAAACCGCGGGGAATGGTCGTTCACCCAGCTCCGGGGCATATGACAGGAACTCTCGTAAATGGCTTAATGGCACATTGTAAGGATTTATCGGGTATTAATGGTGTACTGCGTCCAGGTATCGTCCACCGGATTGATAAGGACACATCAGGACTATTGATGGTTGCTAAAAATGATAGGGCCCACGAAAGCCTTGTGAATCAATTAGTAGCAAAAACAGTTACCCGGAAATATAAAGCGATTGTGCACGGGGTCATTCCACATGACTTTGGAACAATTGATGCCCCGCTTGGCCGCGATACTAAGGACAGGCAGAGCATGGCGGTGGTTGATAATGGAAAACACGCTGTTACCCATTTTCATGTAATTGAACGGTTTAAAGACTTTACTCTTGTGGAGTGCCAATTAGAAACAGGCAGAACCCATCAAATCCGTGTTCATATGAAATATATCGGCTACCCGCTCGCCGGCGATCCAAAGTATGGACCGAAAAAGACATTGGATATTAATGGACAGGCATTGCATGCAGGTGTACTTGGCTTCACCCACCCGCGGACAACCGAATATATGGAATTTGAAGCACCGCTTCCCGATGAATTCGAACGGCTGCTCGATTATCTGCGAATTAATCGTTGA
- the pyrR gene encoding bifunctional pyr operon transcriptional regulator/uracil phosphoribosyltransferase PyrR, which yields MNQKALVLDDQAIGRALTRIAHQIIEKNKGIDDCILVGIRTRGIYIAERLAAKIADIEGKSIPVGEIDITLYRDDLSKKTDNQEPLVKGSDIPVEINDKKVILVDDVLYTGRTVRAGLDALMDIGRPSAIQLAVLVDRGHRELPIRADYVGKNIPTSSEEKIVVELAEVDQLDQVSIFDK from the coding sequence ATGAACCAAAAAGCACTTGTCCTTGATGATCAGGCAATCGGGAGGGCGTTAACCAGGATTGCCCATCAAATTATTGAGAAAAATAAAGGTATTGATGATTGCATACTCGTGGGAATTCGTACAAGAGGCATTTATATCGCCGAACGTCTTGCCGCAAAAATTGCTGACATTGAGGGGAAATCCATTCCGGTTGGTGAAATAGATATTACCCTTTATCGTGATGATTTATCGAAGAAAACGGATAACCAGGAGCCTCTCGTAAAAGGTTCTGATATACCAGTTGAGATAAATGATAAAAAAGTCATTCTTGTTGACGACGTTTTATATACAGGAAGAACTGTAAGAGCAGGACTTGATGCATTAATGGATATCGGTCGTCCATCAGCGATCCAGCTTGCTGTTTTAGTAGACCGCGGTCATCGCGAACTGCCGATCAGAGCAGACTACGTGGGAAAAAACATTCCGACATCTAGTGAAGAGAAAATTGTGGTCGAGTTAGCTGAGGTTGATCAACTTGATCAAGTAAGTATCTTTGATAAATAA
- a CDS encoding solute carrier family 23 protein, giving the protein MNNKPILDVNEIPKPGQWLTLSIQHLFSMFGATILVPYLVGLSPAIALISSGLGTLAFILITKGQVPAYLGSSFAYIIPITLLNEAGGPGAAMVGTFLAGLVYGMIALIISKAGYRWIMNLLPPIVVGPVIIVIGLSVAPTALGMAMNNPAGKYSMVHFSAALVTLAATIIFSMFAKKILSIIPILAGIIVGYIYALIVGIVDFAPVMKADWFEMPEFVIPFVSYNVKFTWDIFWLMVPVAVVTISEHIGHQLILSKVVGRDYIKEPGLHRSILGDGTATIISALVGGPPKTTYGENIGVLAITRVYSVYVLAGAAVLAIIFGFIGKITALIGTIPTPVMGGVSILLFGIIASSGLRMLVDSKIDFDDKRNLVIASVILIIGIGGAVLKLPFKDIQIQGMALAAILGVVLNLILPGRQPVGDMFGEEETKKQKSA; this is encoded by the coding sequence ATGAACAACAAACCCATCCTAGATGTTAACGAGATTCCGAAACCTGGTCAATGGCTGACATTAAGCATTCAGCATTTGTTCTCCATGTTTGGAGCAACCATCCTTGTGCCGTACCTTGTCGGCTTAAGTCCGGCAATTGCACTCATTTCGAGCGGACTAGGTACATTGGCGTTTATATTAATAACGAAAGGGCAGGTACCAGCCTATCTTGGCTCTTCATTTGCTTATATTATCCCCATAACACTCCTAAATGAAGCAGGCGGGCCAGGAGCTGCGATGGTAGGAACCTTTTTAGCAGGTCTTGTATACGGAATGATTGCCTTAATCATCAGTAAAGCAGGGTATCGGTGGATTATGAATCTGCTTCCGCCAATTGTTGTGGGTCCGGTTATCATTGTCATCGGCTTGTCAGTAGCACCAACAGCATTGGGAATGGCAATGAATAATCCTGCGGGAAAATATAGTATGGTCCATTTCTCAGCAGCACTTGTCACACTCGCAGCAACGATCATTTTCTCCATGTTTGCCAAAAAAATTCTAAGTATCATCCCGATATTGGCAGGAATTATTGTTGGGTATATTTACGCTTTGATCGTAGGAATCGTTGATTTCGCACCGGTAATGAAAGCAGATTGGTTTGAAATGCCGGAATTTGTCATCCCATTTGTCAGTTATAATGTGAAATTCACCTGGGATATTTTCTGGTTAATGGTGCCTGTGGCTGTTGTGACCATATCAGAACATATTGGTCACCAGTTAATCCTTAGTAAGGTGGTTGGCCGGGATTATATTAAAGAGCCGGGCTTACATCGTTCAATCCTTGGAGATGGGACGGCAACCATTATATCAGCATTGGTTGGCGGGCCGCCAAAAACAACTTACGGTGAAAATATCGGTGTTCTCGCTATTACTCGAGTTTACAGTGTGTATGTGCTGGCAGGTGCAGCAGTTTTAGCGATCATCTTCGGATTTATTGGGAAAATTACCGCTTTAATTGGAACCATCCCAACACCTGTCATGGGTGGTGTTTCTATCCTTCTGTTTGGAATAATCGCTTCATCAGGATTAAGAATGTTAGTCGATAGTAAAATTGATTTTGATGACAAACGGAACCTCGTGATAGCATCAGTCATCCTCATCATCGGAATTGGCGGAGCTGTTCTAAAGCTGCCATTTAAAGATATCCAGATCCAGGGAATGGCGTTAGCAGCCATTTTAGGTGTAGTGTTAAACCTCATTCTTCCTGGCAGACAGCCCGTGGGTGACATGTTTGGTGAAGAAGAAACTAAAAAACAAAAATCAGCATAA